From Echinicola soli, a single genomic window includes:
- a CDS encoding SusC/RagA family TonB-linked outer membrane protein → MQTKNYFWTGIILFLLFFSGPSMGQNVQVTGTISDENGMPIPGAAALIKGTSNGTAADIDGKYTIAASADQTLQFSFIGYKIKEVIVGNQTTIDVSLEPDVSDLDEVVVVGYGSVKKSQLTGAISSVSAKEITDQPITDARQALQGRSSGVDVTSPGSKPGAAPQVRIRGRRSFNASNEPLYVVDGIPITGGINDINPNDITSMEILKDASATAIYGSRGANGVVLVTTKRGTTGKTVVSLNSYYGFNKSLGTIEVFNGPEFAEYKRESRRATGNYPEGPATAEADEALFEPVELEGIAAGRTTDYVGALTRTGAIQSHQVSVSGGSEKTQFFVSGGFFQDKGVVINQDYTRYNFRANIDHKINDKIRFGTSTLVSYSERNGENFNPIGGAMQENPLGKPYDEDGSLIFLPTSDGLRTNPLAEIVPGANIDLTKRYRIFNSIYAEWKIVDGLTYRVNFGPDITIDRNGRFTGSQTNSRRGGDPIGSVEEDFRFNYTLENIITYDRTFGEDHVFKFTGLQSFQKDNLEETFLSVQGIPAENQSYNRLGDASQITGANTNLVQWTLFSYMGRLNYNYKGKYLVTGTLRADGSSKFGENNKFSYFPSVALGWNISDEPFFKANETFDQMKLRVSYGSIGNQAIDPYQTQALLGRSTYAFENNPAFGYGPSTIGNPDLRWETSTTLNAGLDFSLIAGRISGSFEYYITTTKDLLAPQPLPNSIGFGGYTTNVGKTQNRGIELTVNSVNIDNTNFTWTTDLIFNRNREEILELPSGDDISAGRFVGEALTVFYDYKKIGIWQTDQADLAESYEDNVGEIRVEDINNDGQINADDRQILGSAVPDFVLGMTNRFSYKNIDLSFFIYGRFGSMIRSRFHDQFNGLYGRYNNLAVDYWTPNNPTNEFPRPNQNQESPKYASSMSYFDGTFIKVRNINVGYNFPEKIAAKIGMGSLRVYSSIQQPFIFAEYRTKHKGIDPEVYLDGDQGAGAGEVNANISPAVTSFTFGINAKF, encoded by the coding sequence ATGCAAACCAAAAATTACTTTTGGACAGGGATAATACTGTTCCTGCTATTCTTTTCCGGTCCCTCGATGGGCCAAAATGTACAAGTCACCGGAACCATTTCAGATGAAAATGGCATGCCCATACCGGGCGCTGCCGCCCTTATCAAAGGCACCAGTAACGGAACTGCCGCGGATATCGATGGTAAATACACCATAGCTGCCAGTGCTGACCAAACCCTTCAATTTTCCTTTATCGGTTACAAGATAAAAGAAGTGATCGTCGGTAACCAGACGACCATAGATGTTTCCCTAGAGCCGGACGTATCGGACTTGGATGAAGTGGTAGTCGTGGGATATGGATCGGTAAAAAAGAGCCAGCTCACTGGAGCCATCTCGTCGGTCAGTGCAAAAGAAATCACTGACCAACCTATCACTGATGCACGTCAGGCGTTACAAGGGCGATCTTCAGGTGTGGATGTGACCTCCCCTGGCAGTAAGCCGGGTGCAGCACCACAAGTACGAATCCGTGGTAGGAGATCATTCAATGCCAGTAACGAACCGCTCTATGTAGTAGATGGAATTCCCATCACTGGAGGAATCAATGACATTAACCCTAATGACATTACCTCCATGGAAATCCTAAAGGATGCTTCCGCCACAGCCATCTATGGTTCCAGAGGTGCCAATGGTGTCGTATTGGTCACCACCAAGCGAGGAACTACCGGCAAAACGGTCGTATCCCTGAATTCCTATTATGGATTCAATAAATCCTTGGGTACAATAGAGGTGTTCAATGGACCTGAGTTTGCAGAATACAAGCGTGAGTCCCGTAGGGCGACCGGAAATTACCCTGAAGGTCCTGCCACTGCGGAAGCCGACGAAGCCCTGTTTGAACCCGTGGAACTCGAAGGAATTGCAGCGGGAAGAACCACCGATTATGTGGGAGCACTAACCCGAACGGGAGCTATCCAAAGCCATCAGGTATCCGTATCCGGTGGAAGTGAAAAAACACAGTTTTTTGTTTCCGGAGGATTTTTCCAGGATAAGGGCGTGGTGATCAATCAGGACTATACCCGGTATAATTTTCGCGCAAATATTGACCATAAAATCAATGACAAGATCAGGTTTGGGACGTCCACATTGGTGTCGTACAGCGAAAGAAATGGGGAGAACTTTAACCCGATCGGTGGTGCCATGCAGGAGAATCCACTTGGTAAGCCCTATGATGAAGATGGCAGCCTTATTTTTCTTCCCACCTCAGACGGTCTCAGGACCAATCCTCTGGCAGAAATCGTCCCCGGTGCCAATATCGACCTAACCAAAAGGTACAGAATATTTAACAGCATTTATGCCGAGTGGAAAATCGTTGATGGACTGACCTACCGTGTAAATTTCGGCCCGGACATTACCATTGACCGAAACGGTAGGTTTACAGGTTCACAAACCAACTCCAGAAGAGGCGGTGACCCAATAGGAAGTGTAGAAGAAGATTTCAGGTTTAATTACACCTTGGAAAACATCATCACCTATGACCGGACTTTTGGGGAAGACCATGTCTTTAAATTTACTGGTCTTCAATCCTTCCAAAAGGATAATCTGGAAGAAACTTTTTTAAGTGTTCAAGGCATTCCTGCTGAAAACCAAAGCTATAACAGGCTTGGTGATGCCAGCCAGATCACCGGAGCGAACACCAACCTGGTACAGTGGACGCTTTTTTCCTATATGGGACGGCTTAATTACAATTACAAAGGCAAATACTTGGTGACCGGTACCTTGAGGGCTGATGGTTCGTCCAAGTTTGGCGAAAACAACAAGTTTTCCTATTTCCCTTCAGTGGCATTGGGCTGGAATATCAGTGACGAACCCTTCTTCAAAGCAAATGAGACGTTTGACCAAATGAAGTTAAGGGTAAGTTATGGGTCCATTGGTAACCAGGCTATTGATCCTTATCAAACGCAGGCGTTATTGGGCAGAAGCACGTATGCCTTTGAAAACAATCCGGCGTTTGGGTACGGACCAAGTACCATTGGGAATCCAGACCTGAGGTGGGAAACATCCACTACGCTGAACGCTGGTTTGGATTTTTCCCTAATAGCCGGAAGGATAAGTGGTAGTTTTGAGTACTACATCACCACCACCAAGGATCTTTTGGCACCACAGCCACTACCCAATTCCATCGGTTTTGGAGGCTACACCACCAATGTTGGAAAAACCCAAAACAGGGGTATAGAGCTGACTGTAAACAGTGTCAACATAGATAACACCAATTTCACTTGGACTACTGACCTGATTTTTAACAGAAACAGAGAAGAAATCCTTGAACTTCCAAGTGGCGATGATATTTCAGCAGGACGTTTTGTCGGGGAGGCATTGACGGTCTTTTATGATTACAAGAAAATCGGGATATGGCAAACAGACCAAGCTGACCTGGCTGAATCCTACGAAGACAATGTCGGGGAAATCAGGGTAGAAGACATCAACAATGATGGACAAATCAATGCCGATGACCGTCAGATTCTTGGTTCTGCCGTTCCTGATTTTGTACTGGGCATGACCAATAGGTTCTCCTATAAAAACATTGACCTGTCCTTTTTCATTTATGGCCGCTTTGGATCCATGATCAGAAGCCGCTTTCATGATCAATTTAACGGACTATACGGTCGATACAATAACTTGGCTGTGGATTATTGGACACCAAATAACCCGACCAATGAATTTCCTCGACCAAACCAAAACCAAGAAAGCCCCAAGTATGCCAGTTCCATGTCTTACTTTGATGGCACCTTCATAAAGGTGCGTAACATCAATGTAGGGTATAATTTTCCTGAAAAAATTGCCGCTAAGATCGGCATGGGCAGCCTGAGGGTCTATAGTAGTATCCAGCAACCGTTCATTTTTGCCGAGTACAGGACCAAACACAAAGGGATAGATCCGGAAGTTTATCTGGATGGTGATCAAGGCGCCGGCGCCGGAGAGGTAAATGCCAACATCTCGCCCGCAGTTACCTCGTTCACCTTCGGCATCAATGCAAAGTTTTAA
- a CDS encoding MFS transporter: MADRKFNSIIRGYRWRIVALLFLATAVKYIDRNVLSFTMIDEGFRREMLNVSESSPLSADLIGRFKILMGYVDASFKFAYAIGFVLMGYFIDRVLVKKGYSIAIAIWSFAGIVTAFVSSFRGLSITRFAFGFGESANFPAAIKTIAEWFPKKERSFATGIYNAGANVGIMATALIVPALIINLGWRWSFLCTGLLGVILLICWRMIYRPLKAHPKVNAEEQEYINSDKEIESDNAKVPWKSLMKTRGAWAIALGKFFTDPVWWFYLTWLPDFFNSNEALETKLNLSGLALPFIFIYFTSDLGSVFFGWLSGKFISMGWSVNKSRKLTLLLCALLVVPLMFAAKVSNVYLAMVLVALAAAAHQGWSANLFTLSSDIFPKRVVGSVVGLAGMVGGIGGTIFAAFAGIILVNWGYFPIFIMASASYLIALLIIHLLVPRIR, encoded by the coding sequence ATGGCGGACAGAAAGTTTAATAGTATTATTAGAGGATATAGGTGGCGGATCGTAGCGTTGCTTTTTTTGGCTACCGCCGTCAAATATATTGACAGGAATGTCCTTTCATTTACCATGATCGATGAGGGATTCCGGAGGGAGATGTTGAATGTTTCCGAGTCATCCCCACTTTCCGCTGACCTGATTGGACGGTTTAAGATCCTGATGGGCTATGTGGACGCCAGTTTCAAATTTGCCTATGCTATCGGCTTTGTGTTGATGGGCTATTTTATCGATCGGGTGCTGGTCAAAAAAGGATATAGCATTGCCATTGCCATCTGGAGTTTTGCAGGTATTGTTACTGCCTTTGTCAGTAGTTTTAGGGGACTTAGCATTACCCGGTTTGCTTTTGGTTTTGGTGAGTCAGCCAATTTTCCGGCAGCGATTAAAACGATAGCAGAGTGGTTCCCGAAAAAGGAACGATCTTTTGCCACCGGGATCTATAATGCTGGAGCCAATGTCGGGATCATGGCCACAGCCTTGATTGTGCCTGCCCTAATTATCAATTTGGGATGGCGATGGTCGTTTTTGTGTACAGGACTGTTAGGCGTGATTTTGCTGATTTGCTGGCGGATGATTTACAGGCCTCTGAAGGCACATCCTAAGGTAAACGCCGAAGAGCAGGAATATATCAATTCAGATAAGGAAATTGAGTCCGATAATGCCAAGGTGCCATGGAAAAGCCTTATGAAAACCAGGGGTGCTTGGGCAATAGCACTGGGGAAGTTCTTTACAGATCCTGTATGGTGGTTTTATCTTACCTGGTTGCCGGACTTTTTCAATAGTAATGAAGCACTGGAAACCAAGCTGAATTTATCTGGGTTGGCTTTGCCGTTTATCTTTATCTATTTTACTTCAGACTTAGGGAGTGTATTTTTTGGTTGGCTCTCGGGTAAATTTATCAGCATGGGTTGGTCTGTAAATAAAAGCAGGAAATTGACATTGTTGCTTTGTGCACTGTTGGTGGTACCGCTGATGTTTGCAGCTAAAGTATCTAATGTATATCTGGCAATGGTATTGGTGGCACTGGCTGCAGCTGCACACCAAGGTTGGTCTGCTAATTTGTTCACCCTTTCTTCCGATATTTTTCCTAAACGAGTAGTGGGATCGGTAGTAGGATTGGCGGGAATGGTCGGAGGGATCGGCGGGACGATCTTTGCGGCCTTTGCGGGGATCATTCTGGTGAATTGGGGGTATTTCCCCATCTTTATAATGGCATCGGCGTCTTATTTGATAGCACTATTGATCATCCATCTCCTGGTGCCCAGGATAAGGTGA
- a CDS encoding FecCD family ABC transporter permease, whose amino-acid sequence MQLSLSYKTVSAHRPMIISSTLIFLVVCVLLSLVTGAYAISVPEVWSILGTKIGLPMQHVAEEKMAVFWTIRFPRVLLGVLVGGSLAVAGACLQGLFRNPLVEPAIIGVSSGSALFAVIIIVFSSSIGWQLRSLFGAFALPLAAFFGGLLNTFLAYRLASKSGKTDISILILAGVAINALSAALIGLVIYYGDDNAIRNFTFWSLGSLGGASWNKLYIVGSFIIISTIVMMSFPKFLNALAVGESEAFHMGIHVQKVKYLVLFFSALAVGAGVSVTGAIGFVGLVVPHLVRMMLGSDHRTLLPVAFLLGAILMLVSDIISRLIVAPAELSIGIITALIGAPFFISILLNFKRQRIL is encoded by the coding sequence ATGCAATTATCGCTCAGCTATAAAACAGTAAGTGCCCATCGGCCAATGATCATATCGAGTACTTTGATATTCTTGGTGGTGTGTGTGTTGCTTTCACTGGTGACCGGTGCCTATGCCATTTCTGTACCAGAGGTGTGGAGTATTTTGGGTACCAAGATCGGCCTGCCGATGCAGCATGTTGCCGAAGAGAAAATGGCCGTTTTCTGGACAATTAGGTTTCCCCGAGTGTTGTTGGGCGTGTTGGTAGGGGGGAGTTTGGCCGTGGCGGGAGCTTGTCTGCAAGGATTATTTAGAAATCCTTTGGTAGAGCCTGCCATCATTGGTGTCAGCTCTGGAAGTGCCTTATTTGCCGTTATTATTATTGTCTTTTCTAGTTCCATCGGTTGGCAATTACGTTCACTATTTGGTGCATTTGCATTGCCTTTGGCGGCGTTTTTTGGTGGCCTGTTAAATACCTTTTTGGCTTACAGGCTTGCCAGCAAATCCGGCAAAACCGATATCTCCATCCTGATCCTTGCCGGGGTAGCAATCAATGCGCTATCCGCGGCACTGATCGGGTTAGTAATCTATTATGGAGATGATAATGCCATAAGGAATTTTACTTTCTGGAGCCTCGGTAGCCTCGGAGGAGCGAGTTGGAATAAGCTTTATATCGTTGGGAGCTTTATCATCATTTCCACCATAGTGATGATGTCTTTTCCCAAATTCCTTAATGCCTTGGCAGTGGGAGAATCAGAAGCCTTCCACATGGGCATCCATGTACAGAAAGTGAAATATCTAGTGCTTTTTTTTAGTGCATTGGCAGTAGGTGCAGGGGTCTCAGTGACAGGAGCCATTGGTTTTGTAGGACTGGTAGTACCGCATTTGGTAAGAATGATGTTGGGTTCGGACCATCGGACGCTCTTGCCCGTGGCCTTTCTCCTTGGCGCCATATTGATGTTGGTTTCCGATATTATTTCCCGGTTGATAGTCGCGCCTGCTGAGCTGTCCATAGGGATTATTACGGCGCTGATTGGAGCACCGTTCTTTATATCGATACTCTTGAATTTTAAACGTCAACGAATCCTATGA
- a CDS encoding heme/hemin ABC transporter substrate-binding protein has translation MRKNIVLFFVMVLAVSCGTKRSQEQEETATAEATPKIITAGGTITEIVYALGHGDAIVATDLTSTYPAKMQELPSIGYRNQIQAEGILSLNPDWILVEENYLNNDVVAQLENSGKKVFVLDKPQSEEAAELLITEIGEIFEEKEKADELIRQLNKDLEALRMLKERNDEHPRVAFIMSRGPEMVFLAGKNTFAEAMITLSGAQPVAVDFEGLKPLTPEALPALNPDYILLFESGFRAAGGKEGLRAIQGITATTAWKKDQLIAMDGHYLSSFGPRMGQAAIDLFEETHP, from the coding sequence ATGAGAAAGAATATAGTTCTATTTTTCGTCATGGTTTTAGCAGTGTCATGCGGCACTAAAAGGAGCCAAGAGCAAGAAGAAACGGCAACAGCTGAAGCTACTCCCAAGATCATCACCGCAGGTGGCACCATAACCGAAATTGTGTATGCCCTCGGTCATGGTGATGCAATAGTGGCAACAGACCTGACCAGTACATATCCTGCTAAGATGCAGGAATTACCCTCCATTGGCTATAGAAATCAAATCCAGGCAGAGGGAATTTTATCCCTTAATCCGGACTGGATCCTAGTGGAAGAGAATTACCTCAATAATGATGTGGTGGCCCAACTAGAAAACAGTGGTAAGAAGGTCTTTGTACTGGATAAGCCTCAATCTGAAGAAGCGGCTGAATTGCTCATTACAGAGATAGGAGAAATTTTCGAAGAAAAAGAGAAGGCAGATGAGTTAATCCGTCAGTTAAATAAGGATTTGGAAGCTCTAAGGATGCTTAAAGAGCGGAATGATGAGCACCCAAGAGTAGCCTTCATCATGTCCCGAGGGCCTGAAATGGTCTTTCTAGCAGGCAAAAATACCTTTGCAGAGGCTATGATAACATTATCTGGTGCCCAACCTGTAGCAGTGGACTTTGAAGGATTGAAACCACTTACTCCCGAGGCTTTACCGGCACTTAATCCTGACTATATTCTTTTATTTGAGTCAGGGTTCCGAGCCGCGGGAGGCAAGGAGGGTCTTCGGGCGATTCAGGGGATAACCGCTACGACTGCTTGGAAAAAAGATCAGCTCATTGCAATGGATGGTCATTACCTGTCCAGTTTTGGTCCCCGAATGGGACAGGCTGCTATTGACCTATTTGAAGAGACCCACCCTTGA
- a CDS encoding hemin-degrading factor encodes MTTIINTVQKLKERYKSLREGQPNIRIREAAKLLGVSEAELLATSIGEGVVRLEGNWADFILHCRDLGRVMALTRSEGCVLEHKGTFQKISIHGSDPHQVATVIGPIEQRIFFSNCKFGFAAEIQGARGLMKSFQFFDQAGEAIMKIYLQRESNEDVYEQLKNEYKAIDQMADLDIETIKTPEYASEIDEAGFRKEWEEMKDTHDFFGMLKRYRLHRQEALRKIGDKWAYRVDRLVIREVLEKAAEQELPIMIFAGNRGNIQIHQGKVKNLRQIDNWFNVMDPDFVMHLNEDSIDEAWVVHKNTEDGLVSSIELFDHSGELVAQYFGLRKPGIPQNVAWKKLVDTLKRI; translated from the coding sequence ATGACTACGATTATCAATACCGTACAAAAGCTAAAAGAACGATATAAATCCCTCAGAGAAGGACAGCCCAATATAAGGATTCGTGAGGCTGCCAAACTTCTGGGTGTTTCTGAAGCCGAATTACTGGCCACTTCTATTGGAGAAGGTGTTGTAAGGCTGGAGGGAAATTGGGCCGACTTTATCCTTCACTGCCGTGATTTGGGGAGGGTTATGGCACTCACCAGATCAGAAGGATGTGTGCTCGAGCACAAAGGAACCTTCCAAAAAATCAGCATTCATGGTTCGGATCCACACCAAGTGGCCACGGTGATTGGGCCGATAGAGCAACGTATTTTCTTTAGCAACTGTAAATTTGGTTTTGCCGCTGAAATCCAAGGTGCGAGGGGCCTGATGAAAAGCTTCCAGTTTTTTGATCAGGCAGGAGAAGCGATCATGAAAATCTACCTTCAAAGGGAAAGCAATGAAGATGTTTATGAGCAGCTAAAAAATGAATACAAAGCGATAGACCAAATGGCTGATCTTGATATTGAAACGATCAAAACTCCTGAATATGCTAGTGAGATAGATGAAGCAGGTTTCAGGAAGGAATGGGAGGAAATGAAAGATACACATGACTTCTTTGGTATGCTAAAGCGGTACAGACTCCACCGTCAGGAAGCCCTGCGAAAGATCGGAGATAAGTGGGCCTATCGTGTAGATCGATTAGTGATTAGGGAAGTGTTGGAAAAAGCTGCCGAGCAAGAGCTGCCTATTATGATTTTTGCCGGTAACCGAGGCAATATTCAGATACACCAAGGAAAGGTGAAAAACCTTCGCCAAATCGATAACTGGTTTAATGTAATGGATCCGGACTTTGTGATGCACTTAAATGAAGATTCGATCGATGAAGCTTGGGTAGTGCATAAGAATACAGAGGACGGCTTGGTCTCTTCCATTGAGCTATTTGACCATTCAGGTGAATTGGTTGCACAATATTTTGGTCTCCGGAAGCCGGGCATCCCGCAAAATGTCGCCTGGAAAAAACTGGTGGATACCTTAAAGAGAATTTAG
- a CDS encoding heme ABC transporter ATP-binding protein, with protein MSIDLLPGEVVSILGPNGAGKSTLLKILSGEKNCEKGAVSINQVPLASINPQRLAKYRAVMPQHSTVNFPYTVEEIVALGILSHDTNAPSGRLMEEVLELTGIKHLKERMIDDLSGGEKQRVQLARVLLQIWEDKPYARYLFLDEPTSSMDIAQQHQVLRLVRHLRKKNIGVLAILHDLNLAAQYSDKVMLMKNGSVKAFGSARTIMTAENLSMVYGHPISVMTHPLNDEQVIITSESTEYSTLASIKTA; from the coding sequence GTGAGCATTGATCTGTTACCGGGTGAAGTGGTGAGCATATTGGGGCCAAATGGAGCAGGGAAATCCACCTTGCTAAAAATATTGAGTGGTGAAAAAAACTGTGAAAAAGGGGCTGTTTCCATTAATCAAGTACCGCTGGCATCAATAAATCCGCAGCGATTGGCAAAATACAGGGCAGTGATGCCACAGCATTCGACAGTTAATTTTCCCTATACGGTAGAAGAGATCGTGGCATTGGGAATACTGTCTCATGATACCAATGCTCCTTCTGGGCGATTAATGGAAGAAGTGTTGGAGCTTACAGGGATAAAACACCTGAAGGAGAGAATGATAGATGACCTTTCTGGAGGAGAAAAACAGCGAGTACAGCTGGCCAGGGTGCTATTGCAGATTTGGGAAGATAAGCCTTACGCGAGGTACCTGTTTCTGGATGAGCCTACTTCCAGTATGGATATCGCCCAGCAGCACCAAGTGCTACGACTGGTGAGGCATTTACGAAAGAAAAATATAGGCGTTCTGGCCATTTTACATGATTTAAATCTGGCAGCACAATATTCCGATAAGGTCATGTTGATGAAAAACGGTTCGGTAAAAGCTTTTGGTTCCGCCAGAACCATTATGACTGCCGAAAACTTGTCGATGGTGTATGGCCATCCCATATCCGTGATGACTCATCCCCTGAACGATGAGCAGGTCATCATTACCTCAGAAAGTACTGAATACTCAACATTAGCATCCATCAAAACAGCATAA
- a CDS encoding helix-turn-helix transcriptional regulator, whose protein sequence is MNRIDRLTAILTHLQSKRLVKAQQLADRFDISLRTVYRDVRALEEAGVPIIGEAGTGYSLLEGYRLPPVMFTQEEAISFVMAEKMVEKLTDKESAGHFKEAMYKIRSVLKSGQKDIYELAESHIAIRKRPNSLLENHRPRTIPTILSGVVKKEILRMEYQASGKDEPSTRDIEPVGIYYYFDQWYMIAYCRLRSAYRTFRIDRIIGLKELGEHFEDKHPTLQAYLKKLENQKELTKIVVQVDNGVVPYLSGDKYDYGLVYQADKGGKTEMIFMLPYEDDFIRWFFMFAEYADIISPDHVKEKVVKRLQQKWSRLKITPALLT, encoded by the coding sequence ATGAATAGAATTGACCGATTGACCGCTATACTGACCCACCTCCAGTCCAAAAGGCTCGTAAAGGCGCAGCAATTAGCCGATCGATTTGATATTAGCCTACGGACCGTGTATCGGGATGTGCGTGCCTTGGAAGAAGCCGGTGTTCCGATCATTGGAGAAGCGGGAACAGGCTATTCGCTATTGGAGGGGTACAGATTACCGCCTGTGATGTTTACGCAAGAGGAAGCAATCTCCTTTGTGATGGCCGAAAAGATGGTTGAAAAACTCACCGATAAGGAAAGTGCAGGTCATTTTAAAGAAGCCATGTACAAGATAAGATCGGTACTGAAAAGTGGACAAAAGGATATCTATGAATTGGCCGAGTCGCATATCGCTATTCGTAAACGGCCTAACAGCCTTTTGGAGAATCATCGGCCAAGGACGATTCCCACAATCCTCTCTGGTGTGGTTAAGAAGGAAATATTGCGCATGGAATACCAAGCTTCAGGAAAGGATGAACCATCAACCAGGGATATAGAACCTGTAGGCATTTATTATTACTTTGATCAATGGTATATGATTGCCTATTGCAGGCTCCGTTCAGCTTACAGGACCTTTCGCATAGATAGGATTATAGGATTGAAGGAGTTGGGTGAACATTTTGAGGATAAGCATCCTACATTACAGGCTTACTTAAAGAAACTGGAAAACCAGAAAGAGCTGACAAAGATCGTGGTACAGGTGGATAATGGTGTAGTACCCTATTTGAGCGGAGATAAATACGACTATGGATTAGTGTACCAGGCCGATAAAGGGGGTAAGACTGAAATGATCTTTATGCTTCCTTACGAAGATGATTTTATTAGGTGGTTCTTTATGTTTGCGGAGTACGCGGACATCATTTCACCAGATCATGTCAAGGAAAAAGTCGTGAAGCGACTCCAGCAGAAGTGGAGTAGATTAAAAATAACTCCGGCACTGCTGACATAG
- a CDS encoding hydroxypyruvate isomerase family protein — protein sequence MKNHHNPRRTFLKNAALGSALATFTSGVSLANTRTKQYTRQNFNLNYAPHFGMFKNHAGNDLVDQIDFMAEQGFSALEDNGLMNRSLEDQKRIGAALEKNGMTMGVFVIDPGFNWEVALTTGKKEYKEAFVKECEKAVEVAKIVHAKWMTVVPGYFERNLPLDQQTAHIIDAYRMGAEVFEPHGLTMVMEPLSDNPHLFLRHSNQAYMICKAVDSPAVKILYDIYHMQRNEGNLIPNMELCWEEIAYIQIGDNPGRKEPGTGEINYQNIFKWIDNKGFKGICGMEHGNALPGKDGEKALIDAYHKADAFK from the coding sequence ATGAAAAACCACCATAACCCTAGAAGGACTTTTTTAAAAAATGCTGCATTGGGCAGTGCTTTGGCTACCTTTACAAGCGGAGTTTCCCTGGCTAATACCAGAACGAAGCAATACACTCGGCAAAATTTCAATTTAAATTATGCCCCCCATTTTGGCATGTTCAAAAACCATGCAGGCAATGATCTGGTGGATCAAATTGATTTTATGGCAGAACAGGGCTTTTCCGCCTTGGAAGATAATGGCCTGATGAACCGCTCACTGGAAGATCAAAAACGCATTGGTGCTGCCCTCGAAAAGAACGGCATGACTATGGGGGTTTTCGTGATTGATCCTGGATTCAACTGGGAAGTAGCGCTTACCACTGGTAAGAAAGAGTATAAAGAGGCTTTTGTGAAAGAATGCGAAAAAGCAGTGGAAGTAGCCAAAATCGTCCATGCAAAATGGATGACCGTAGTGCCCGGCTATTTTGAAAGAAACCTGCCTCTTGACCAGCAAACCGCACATATCATCGATGCTTATAGAATGGGAGCGGAGGTATTTGAACCCCATGGACTGACCATGGTAATGGAGCCACTAAGCGATAATCCCCACCTCTTCCTTAGACATTCCAATCAGGCTTATATGATCTGCAAAGCCGTGGACAGCCCTGCTGTCAAAATCCTCTATGACATTTACCACATGCAACGAAATGAAGGTAATCTAATCCCCAATATGGAGCTTTGCTGGGAGGAAATCGCCTATATTCAGATTGGTGATAATCCTGGCCGAAAGGAGCCTGGAACGGGAGAAATAAACTATCAAAATATATTCAAATGGATTGATAATAAAGGATTCAAAGGGATTTGTGGCATGGAGCATGGCAATGCCTTACCCGGAAAAGATGGAGAAAAGGCCTTAATAGACGCATATCATAAGGCTGATGCATTTAAATGA